A single window of Nicotiana sylvestris chromosome 5, ASM39365v2, whole genome shotgun sequence DNA harbors:
- the LOC104246516 gene encoding O-fucosyltransferase 19-like: MMPGGENCRTSPLTATIKTRRRPVDFVEYAEENGNGKVDFTAQNLHQLGHHQHRTRTVSLIRYMRPGRYLGRWIFGALLLLMVSTMFVKIMLIHFFLRVNATMSSRDFLQLPRTSLEVRDLMHAKNSEIWMNPGTDKYYKCIARPIKEIRDKTISNGYILVHANGGLNQMRTGISDMVAVAKLMNASLVVPLLDHKSFWTDPSEFKDIFNRKHFIRALEDDIEVLESLPPSLANVKPLMKAPVSWSKASYYNREILKLLKRHKVIEFTHTDSRLANNAIPDFIQKLRCHAMYEALRFTEEIEQLGKKLVNRLWENGEPYIALHLRYEKDMLAFTGCNHNLTRKESEDLRKLRYKTKHWKEKRINGTEKRLQGGCPMTPREAALFLEAMGYPSNTKICIVAGEIFGQNGLKVLQERYPNIYSHSNLATEQELEPFMQRHNQLAALDYIIALHSDVFLYTYDGNMAKAVRGHRLFEGFRKTINPDKKNIVRLIDEMDNKKLTWEEFATQVRGLHVNRTGAPNARVVGDSPKLEENFYANPFPGCVCPRPEEKSK; this comes from the exons atgaTGCCTGGTGGTGAAAATTGTCGTACCAGCCCGTTGACTGCCACCATCAAGACTCGTCGGAGACCAGTGGATTTTGTCGAATACGCAGAGGAAAATGGCAATGGAAAAGTTGATTTTACCGCACAAAACCTCCACCAGCTTGGTCATCATCAGCATAGAACTAGAACGGTTTCCCTAATAAGATATATGAGACCAGGAAGATATCTGGGCCGTTGGATTTTTGGAGCATTATTGTTATTAATGGTTTCAACCATGTTTGTGAAGATTATGCTGATACACTTCTTTCTTAGAGTCAATGCCACGATGAGTTCCCGTGATTTCTTGCAACTTCCACGTACTTCTCTTGAAGTACGAGACCTCATGCATGCTAAG AATAGTGAAATCTGGATGAACCCTGGAACTGATAAGTATTATAAATGCATTGCTCGACCAATTAAAGAGATAA GAGACAAAACTATCAGCAATGGTTATATTCTAGTTCATGCAAATGGCGGATTAAACCAAATGAGAACCGGG ATAAGCGATATGGTAGCGGTAGCAAAACTAATGAATGCCAGCTTGGTTGTTCCCTTGTTAGATCACAAATCCTTTTGGACAGATCCTAG TGAATTCAAAGATATATTTAACAGGAAGCATTTCATAAGAGCTTTGGAAGATGACATTGAAGTACTGGAGTCTCTTCCTCCAAGTCTTGCAAATGTGAAACCTCTTATGAAGGCACCTGTTTCTTGGTCAAAG GCCAGTTACTACAACAGAGAGATTCTGAAGCTATTGAAGAGACACAAAGTAATAGAATTCACTCATACTGATTCACGACTCGCTAACAATGCCATCCCAGATTTTATCCAAAAACTCCGCTGCCATGCCATGTATGAAGCACTTCGTTTTACTGAGGAAATTGAACAACTTGGAAAAAAGTTAGTAAACAGACTCTGGGAAAATGGTGAACCGTATATAGCTCTCCATTTGAG ATATGAGAAAGATATGCTGGCTTTCACAGGCTGCAATCACAACCTTACCAGAAAGGAATCTGAGGATCTTCGAAAATTAAGGTACAAAACCAAGCACTGGAAAGAGAAAAGGATAAATGGAACAGAAAAGCGGCTACAAGGGGGGTGCCCAATGACACCTCGAGAGGCTGCCTTGTTTCTCGAGGCAATGGGATATCCATCCAACACTAAAATCTGCATAGTTGCAGGAGAGATTTTTGGCCAAAATGGATTGAAGGTTCTTCAAGAAAGGTACCCAAATATATATTCCCATTCCAATTTGGCAACAGAGCAAGAGTTGGAACCTTTTATGCAAAGGCATAATCAGCTTGCTGCACTAGACTATATTATAGCTCTTCACAGTGATGTTTTCCTCTACACCTATGACGGGAATATGGCCAAAGCTGTTCGTGGTCATCGTCTATTTGAAGGCTTTCGGAAAACCATCAATCCTGACAA GAAAAATATTGTTAGACTTATTGATGAAATGGACAACAAGAAGCTAACTTGGGAAGAATTTGCGACTCAAGTTAGGGGCTTACATGTAAACAGGACAGGAGCACCAAATGCTAGAGTTGTTGGTGATTCACCAAAATTGGAGGAAAATTTCTATGCAAATCCTTTCCCTGGTTGTGTTTGTCCAAGACCAGAAGAGAAGAGCAAATGA